A single Chlamydia suis DNA region contains:
- a CDS encoding CofH family radical SAM protein, protein MTTLPARILPKSSWLKALFDDYLSGVRLSEEQALQLLLVDAEDEQALWSFADHIRAKRVGDTVFYSSTLYLYPTNFCQFNCTFCSFYAKPGNPSGWFFTPDQLISRIKESPSPITETHIVAGCYPSCNLAYYEELFTKIKKHFPDLHIKALSAVEYDYLAKLENLSVREIMERLRIAGLDSIPGGGAEILVDEVRETLSRGRLSSQGFLDIHRTAHSLGIPSNATMLCYHRETPADIVTHLSKLRALQDETSGFKNFILLKFASENNALGKRLQKITSRHSIPPATIIAVARLFLDNFANIKALWNYLGLDVALHLLSCGANDFSSTHQGEKVFQMASSQKPIRMDIEGMANLIMQQGRIPCLVNSKEV, encoded by the coding sequence ATGACGACTCTTCCAGCTCGCATTCTTCCTAAAAGTTCGTGGCTCAAGGCTTTGTTTGATGATTACTTGTCCGGAGTTCGGCTTTCCGAGGAACAAGCTTTACAATTGCTTCTTGTGGATGCTGAGGACGAACAAGCACTATGGAGTTTCGCAGACCACATTCGTGCCAAGCGTGTTGGCGATACTGTTTTCTACTCTTCAACCCTTTATCTCTATCCCACTAACTTTTGCCAGTTCAACTGTACTTTTTGTTCTTTTTACGCCAAACCAGGGAACCCTTCGGGATGGTTTTTTACTCCCGATCAACTCATTAGTCGTATAAAAGAAAGCCCATCCCCTATTACCGAAACGCATATTGTAGCAGGTTGTTATCCCTCCTGTAATCTTGCCTATTATGAAGAGCTTTTCACAAAAATCAAAAAACATTTTCCAGACTTACATATCAAAGCTCTTTCTGCTGTCGAGTATGACTATCTAGCAAAACTAGAAAACCTTTCTGTCAGAGAGATCATGGAGCGCTTACGTATTGCAGGCCTAGACTCCATCCCTGGAGGAGGTGCAGAAATCTTGGTTGATGAAGTCCGAGAAACCCTTTCTCGTGGAAGATTATCTTCTCAGGGTTTTTTAGACATTCACCGAACCGCACACTCTTTAGGAATTCCTAGTAATGCTACCATGCTCTGTTATCATCGAGAAACTCCTGCAGACATTGTTACGCATCTAAGTAAATTACGCGCTCTTCAGGATGAAACTTCTGGATTTAAAAATTTTATTCTTTTGAAATTCGCTTCCGAGAATAATGCCTTAGGGAAACGTTTGCAAAAAATAACGTCAAGACACTCGATTCCTCCTGCGACCATCATTGCGGTTGCCCGGCTATTCTTAGATAATTTTGCTAACATTAAAGCTTTATGGAATTATCTAGGACTAGATGTTGCCTTACACCTACTTTCTTGTGGAGCTAATGACTTTTCTTCCACTCATCAAGGAGAAAAAGTATTTCAAATGGCCTCTTCTCAAAAGCCTATCCGGATGGACATCGAAGGAATGGCTAATCTAATCATGCAACAAGGTCGTATTCCATGCCTAGTCAATTCCAAGGAAGTCTAA
- a CDS encoding DUF3604 domain-containing protein: MRRSVCYVTPSVARAGQISTWRFEYSSANFLPEGTLLKFDLGIDGRPIDWEIPSTDLSQPRNTIYLETPSEDIVTARAVYAPGACIPAFEFVLPCDIEIGDTFSIILGASPNFPQEDASGNGAQLFTQRRKPFSLYIDPTGKGVFEDPDIFTMDIRGNVLKNIRIFAPSYVVKNKRFDITVRFEDEFGNLTNFSPEETHIELSYEHLRENLSWQLFIPETGFVILPNLYFNEPGIYRIQLRNQATKEVFTSAPIKCFVETSSHLLWGLLHGESERVDSESNIESCLRYFRDDCALNFFATSSFEIQDGLTPETIKAINQTVSDFNEEDRFIALSGAQYLSEEPGEGIREVLMMKEPKSPGKHKECKLFPLSKLYKQSTSHELISIPCFTASKKFGYDFQNFHPEFERVVEIYNAWGCSERTEAEGNPFPIKGSIDSENPQGTLLSALKRNLRFGFVAGGLDDRNLYGNFFDSDQQQYSPGLTAVVCNKYSRDSLLEALYQRQCYATTGQRIILSFQITSAPMGSELSTAMKPGLMINRHISGYVAGTAKISSVEIIRNGDTLHTFYPDGNNFEYEYDDLTPFAQATLEDPKNGAPFAFYYLRVTQENGAMAWSSPIWIDLN; this comes from the coding sequence ATGCGTAGATCTGTTTGTTACGTTACTCCTTCAGTTGCTAGGGCCGGTCAAATTTCTACCTGGAGGTTTGAATATTCTTCAGCTAATTTCCTCCCAGAGGGAACATTACTCAAATTTGACTTAGGAATAGACGGACGCCCCATAGACTGGGAGATTCCCTCTACAGACCTCTCTCAACCGCGTAACACGATCTATTTGGAAACCCCTTCTGAGGATATTGTGACAGCACGAGCAGTGTATGCTCCCGGAGCCTGTATCCCCGCCTTCGAATTTGTTCTCCCCTGCGATATAGAAATAGGAGATACTTTTTCCATTATTCTCGGGGCCTCTCCTAATTTCCCTCAAGAAGATGCTTCCGGCAATGGAGCTCAATTGTTTACTCAGCGCCGTAAGCCGTTTTCTCTTTATATCGATCCTACAGGTAAAGGAGTTTTTGAAGATCCTGATATCTTCACCATGGACATCCGCGGAAATGTTTTAAAGAATATCCGTATCTTTGCTCCCTCTTATGTGGTCAAAAACAAACGCTTTGATATTACCGTTCGCTTTGAAGACGAATTTGGAAATTTAACAAATTTTTCCCCAGAAGAAACCCATATAGAGCTTTCTTATGAGCATCTGCGAGAAAATCTCAGCTGGCAATTGTTTATTCCTGAGACGGGGTTCGTCATTCTTCCCAATCTGTATTTCAATGAGCCAGGGATTTATCGTATTCAGTTACGTAATCAAGCAACAAAAGAAGTGTTTACGTCTGCACCCATTAAATGTTTTGTAGAAACCTCTTCTCATCTTTTATGGGGACTTTTGCATGGAGAATCTGAGCGCGTCGACTCTGAGAGCAATATTGAATCTTGTTTACGTTATTTTCGGGATGACTGTGCTTTGAATTTCTTTGCAACATCTTCATTCGAAATTCAAGATGGACTCACTCCTGAAACCATTAAAGCTATCAACCAAACGGTCTCTGATTTCAATGAAGAGGACCGCTTCATTGCTCTATCTGGAGCACAGTATCTTTCTGAAGAACCCGGCGAAGGAATTCGCGAGGTTCTTATGATGAAAGAGCCCAAATCTCCAGGCAAGCATAAAGAGTGTAAACTATTCCCCTTGTCTAAGCTATATAAGCAGTCCACCAGTCACGAGTTGATTTCGATTCCATGCTTTACTGCATCGAAAAAATTTGGTTATGATTTTCAGAATTTCCATCCTGAATTTGAGCGGGTTGTAGAGATTTACAATGCTTGGGGATGTTCAGAAAGAACAGAGGCTGAAGGAAACCCCTTCCCTATCAAAGGTTCTATAGACTCTGAAAATCCCCAAGGCACCCTTTTGTCTGCCTTAAAGAGAAATTTACGTTTTGGATTTGTAGCCGGAGGTCTTGATGATAGAAACCTATACGGCAACTTTTTTGATTCAGATCAACAACAATACTCTCCAGGGTTAACTGCTGTCGTCTGTAATAAATATTCTCGAGATTCTTTGCTTGAAGCCTTGTACCAACGCCAATGCTACGCAACAACAGGTCAAAGAATTATTTTAAGCTTCCAAATTACATCTGCTCCTATGGGCTCAGAACTTTCGACAGCTATGAAACCGGGCTTAATGATTAACAGACATATTTCAGGATACGTGGCAGGAACTGCAAAGATTTCCTCTGTCGAGATTATCCGCAATGGAGACACGCTTCATACTTTCTATCCTGATGGGAATAATTTTGAATATGAGTATGATGATTTGACCCCATTTGCTCAGGCCACTCTTGAAGACCCCAAAAACGGGGCTCCTTTTGCCTTTTATTACCTACGAGTCACGCAAGAAAATGGAGCTATGGCTTGGAGTTCTCCTATTTGGATAGATCTTAATTAA
- the ybeY gene encoding rRNA maturation RNase YbeY, with protein MFILDSSSPQIFVSNEQQDVDIDLQSVRRLVVLFLQMHKISTDQVYIYFLTDAALAQLHDEQFSDPSLTDTITLPIDKPGDPSFPHVLGEAFVSPKAAMRFLGQYTQSQLYHEISRYVVHSLLHMLGYDDQTDEDKQIMRAQEDSSLDFLAQNQALLQPTT; from the coding sequence TTGTTTATTTTGGATTCATCTTCTCCTCAAATTTTTGTTTCTAACGAGCAACAAGACGTTGATATAGATTTACAATCTGTTCGACGTCTTGTTGTTTTATTTCTGCAGATGCATAAAATTTCTACAGATCAGGTGTATATCTATTTTTTAACAGATGCTGCTCTTGCTCAACTGCATGATGAGCAATTTTCTGACCCCTCCCTAACAGACACCATCACGCTTCCCATAGACAAACCAGGCGACCCTTCTTTTCCGCATGTTCTAGGAGAAGCTTTTGTTAGTCCTAAAGCAGCCATGCGATTCCTGGGGCAATATACACAATCCCAGTTATATCATGAGATCTCCCGTTATGTAGTCCACTCTTTACTACACATGTTAGGATACGACGATCAAACAGATGAAGATAAACAGATTATGCGAGCACAGGAAGACTCTTCCTTGGACTTCTTAGCTCAAAACCAAGCGTTACTACAACCTACTACATAA
- a CDS encoding menaquinone biosynthesis protein, whose translation MPSQFQGSLTVGCVRYVNALPFSIGLSQTPGISLFTDTPANLVPKLLSKEIGYALTSVIAKFSSPLQQVSCFGIAAYKKILSVNLHATSQFFTKEAPRIAATRESLSSIMLVRILCENLWKIPFPAITSLSSEEVLAQAEHYDALLLIGDTALRHPTIPGFQTYDLAASWYDLSGKPFVFAGVLSLSSVFPEQLQQGFLSALHYFQDYKEEVCRKAAVLLDLPESLMQQYYTLCRYELSEDDFAGLQQFKHYYDQLSRKTEHSHYV comes from the coding sequence ATGCCTAGTCAATTCCAAGGAAGTCTAACAGTTGGTTGCGTACGTTATGTTAACGCTTTACCTTTCTCTATTGGATTATCGCAAACTCCAGGGATTTCCCTGTTTACGGATACGCCAGCTAACCTGGTTCCCAAGCTGCTCTCAAAGGAGATTGGCTATGCCTTAACCTCTGTAATCGCAAAATTCTCTTCTCCTTTACAGCAGGTTTCTTGTTTTGGAATCGCAGCTTATAAAAAAATTTTGAGCGTTAACTTACACGCTACTTCTCAATTTTTTACTAAAGAAGCTCCCCGTATAGCTGCTACAAGAGAAAGTCTCTCTTCCATTATGCTTGTGCGTATCCTTTGCGAAAATCTCTGGAAAATTCCGTTTCCTGCTATTACATCTCTTTCTTCAGAAGAAGTTCTTGCTCAAGCAGAACATTACGATGCTTTATTATTAATAGGGGACACCGCTTTAAGACACCCAACAATTCCTGGATTTCAAACTTATGATCTAGCAGCTTCATGGTATGATCTTTCAGGCAAGCCATTTGTTTTTGCGGGTGTTCTTAGTCTTTCTTCAGTTTTTCCTGAGCAATTGCAACAAGGGTTCCTATCCGCTCTGCATTATTTTCAAGATTATAAGGAGGAAGTCTGTCGAAAGGCAGCTGTGTTACTAGACCTCCCGGAATCGCTGATGCAACAATATTATACCCTATGTCGTTACGAGCTATCCGAAGACGATTTTGCTGGTTTACAACAGTTTAAGCACTATTATGACCAACTTTCGCGAAAAACCGAACATTCGCATTATGTTTGA
- the rplU gene encoding 50S ribosomal protein L21, which produces MEPYAVIQTGNKQYQVRKGDVIDVELLDGISEENKEVLFQEVLFTFDGEKASVGAPTVGSAVVKGELVSFVRGEKVVAYKYKKRKNYHKKIGHRQNYLRVKICDLVM; this is translated from the coding sequence ATGGAGCCTTACGCTGTAATTCAGACTGGAAATAAGCAATACCAGGTTCGCAAAGGCGATGTTATAGACGTCGAATTGTTGGATGGTATTTCTGAAGAGAACAAAGAAGTCCTTTTTCAAGAAGTTTTGTTTACTTTTGATGGAGAGAAAGCTTCCGTTGGGGCTCCAACTGTTGGTAGCGCTGTAGTGAAAGGGGAACTAGTTTCTTTTGTTCGCGGAGAGAAGGTTGTGGCTTACAAGTACAAAAAACGTAAGAATTACCACAAAAAAATAGGTCATCGTCAAAATTACCTTCGGGTGAAGATTTGCGATTTGGTTATGTAA
- a CDS encoding anti-sigma factor antagonist, translating into MSNFQKEEQGQTGIFHLQGKLDGVSSPAVQESISESLSNGMKNIILDCTALDYISSAGIRVLLQSYHQVGKNAGKIALTSISKTVEQTLYVTGFLSYFKVFDSVNEALQALTKENA; encoded by the coding sequence ATGAGTAATTTTCAAAAAGAAGAACAAGGTCAAACCGGAATTTTTCATTTACAAGGAAAACTCGATGGGGTCTCCTCTCCAGCTGTACAAGAAAGCATTTCTGAATCTCTTTCGAACGGCATGAAAAACATCATTTTGGATTGTACAGCTTTAGACTATATATCTAGTGCGGGCATTCGTGTTCTTTTACAAAGCTACCACCAAGTTGGGAAAAATGCAGGGAAAATTGCTCTGACCTCCATTTCTAAAACGGTTGAGCAAACTCTTTATGTTACGGGATTTCTGTCCTATTTCAAGGTTTTTGATTCCGTAAATGAAGCTTTACAAGCTTTAACAAAAGAAAATGCTTAA
- a CDS encoding small basic protein: MSRHRSYGKSVKGETKRNVLKRFERIEVLRKLGRWDDATAKKVTGLLKTPVIK; the protein is encoded by the coding sequence ATGTCTAGACATCGCAGTTACGGAAAATCTGTTAAAGGAGAAACCAAAAGAAACGTTCTTAAGCGTTTTGAGCGCATCGAAGTTTTGCGTAAATTAGGGCGCTGGGACGATGCTACCGCTAAGAAAGTCACAGGCCTTCTTAAAACTCCTGTGATTAAATAA
- a CDS encoding metal ABC transporter ATP-binding protein yields the protein MTKQLLLENVSFRYGKTGPLIVDHVSCEICSGDFIGIIGPNGGGKTTLTQIMLGLLQPTCGKISTYSTRENSPLSIGWVPQHFAYDAAFPITVKETVLSGRLATLPWYGRYTKQDHEAAEEALHTVDLLPYRDSCFSHLSGGQIQRVLLARALAARPEFLLLDEPTANIDPANQQKILQILSALNQHCTILMITHDLHHTAGCFNKVFFMNKKLTALADTKTISERFCCNTFGKNS from the coding sequence ATGACAAAACAATTACTACTCGAGAATGTGTCTTTTCGCTACGGAAAAACAGGTCCTTTAATTGTTGACCACGTCTCCTGCGAAATCTGTTCTGGAGATTTCATTGGAATTATCGGGCCTAACGGAGGAGGGAAAACGACTCTTACGCAGATTATGCTTGGGCTATTGCAACCTACCTGTGGGAAAATCTCTACCTACTCTACGCGAGAAAATAGTCCTTTATCCATAGGTTGGGTCCCCCAACACTTTGCCTATGATGCTGCATTTCCTATTACCGTCAAAGAAACTGTTCTTTCTGGCCGGTTAGCAACTCTTCCGTGGTATGGACGTTATACCAAGCAGGATCATGAAGCCGCCGAAGAAGCTCTTCATACAGTCGATCTGCTCCCCTACCGAGACTCGTGCTTTTCCCATCTGTCCGGAGGACAAATCCAACGGGTTCTTTTGGCTAGAGCTTTAGCTGCTCGTCCAGAATTCCTTCTATTAGATGAACCAACAGCTAATATTGACCCTGCTAATCAACAAAAGATTTTGCAAATTCTTTCCGCTCTAAATCAGCACTGCACGATCCTTATGATCACTCATGACTTACATCACACTGCAGGGTGTTTTAATAAAGTATTCTTCATGAATAAAAAATTAACAGCTTTGGCAGACACTAAAACCATTTCAGAACGATTTTGTTGTAACACTTTTGGTAAAAATTCATGA
- a CDS encoding hemolysin family protein — translation MLYILLAIIVLFLIFGSEIHRRVSTLTYGGNGNPAPLPLFKTLPLLCLIYGMLGAPVYQYINTFFSVPQPIFWFIFLSLILIVYKLLPSFSRYSTSTIRTLERCLSGVKQSSSITTPQLSAPTPANELSANIACLNDRIAREIMTPKADIFALQRDTPISQAFPLIIDEGYSRIPLFTKSIDDITGMVLVKDLLPVYYKDPHTTQPLSYVAYPPLYTPEIRRVSLLLQEFRQKRCHLAIVVNEYGFTEGLVSMEDIVEEIFGEIADEYDDQEDVHYKKVGNAWIVDGRMNISDAEECLGLRIAHENSYDTLGGYVFHKLGAVPEKGMKIYYEDFDIDILSCSDRSVEKMKITPRRRKPLS, via the coding sequence ATGCTATACATTCTGCTGGCAATCATCGTTCTTTTCCTTATTTTCGGCTCAGAAATCCATCGCAGAGTCTCTACCTTAACATACGGCGGGAATGGAAATCCTGCACCTCTTCCACTATTTAAAACACTTCCTTTGCTTTGCCTAATTTACGGAATGCTAGGAGCCCCTGTTTATCAATACATCAACACATTTTTCTCTGTCCCGCAGCCTATTTTTTGGTTCATCTTTCTATCTTTAATCCTGATCGTTTATAAACTTTTGCCTTCTTTTTCTCGTTATTCAACCTCTACAATCAGAACCCTAGAAAGATGCTTATCAGGAGTTAAACAATCCTCTTCTATTACGACTCCACAACTTTCAGCCCCAACACCTGCTAACGAACTATCAGCAAATATCGCTTGCCTAAACGATAGGATTGCTCGAGAAATTATGACTCCCAAAGCAGATATTTTTGCTCTTCAAAGAGACACTCCTATTTCTCAAGCATTCCCCCTAATCATAGATGAGGGGTATAGCCGCATTCCCTTATTTACGAAGAGTATCGACGACATTACAGGAATGGTTCTAGTAAAAGACCTGTTGCCAGTGTACTATAAAGATCCTCACACCACTCAACCTCTATCGTACGTTGCCTATCCCCCTCTGTATACACCAGAAATTCGCCGAGTCTCTTTACTTTTACAAGAATTTCGGCAGAAGCGGTGCCACTTAGCTATTGTTGTGAATGAGTATGGGTTCACGGAGGGCTTGGTTTCTATGGAAGACATCGTTGAAGAAATTTTTGGAGAAATCGCAGATGAATACGATGATCAAGAAGATGTTCACTATAAAAAAGTGGGGAATGCTTGGATTGTGGATGGCCGCATGAATATTTCTGACGCTGAAGAATGTTTGGGCCTGCGCATCGCACATGAAAACAGCTACGACACCCTTGGTGGATATGTTTTTCATAAATTAGGAGCTGTTCCTGAAAAAGGAATGAAAATTTACTACGAAGATTTTGATATTGATATCTTATCTTGCTCCGACCGTAGTGTAGAAAAAATGAAAATCACTCCAAGAAGGCGCAAACCTTTATCATAA
- a CDS encoding DUF502 domain-containing protein — translation MKKHFITGLVILLPLAITIAVVGMIMNFLTQPFVGMASDLFEKFSFYAKYKAFLRFGLQIVLLFGLFFTTVLLGFLARLMIFKSLLSVYDKVLHRIPIIKTVYKAAQQVMTTIFGSQSGSFKQVVMVPFPNKEVLCIGLVAGDAPTSCSRNADDPMITVFIPTTPNPTSGFLTLFKKSDITFLDMKIEDAFKYVISCGVLNSDPCASSPFINPNS, via the coding sequence ATGAAAAAGCATTTTATTACTGGCCTAGTTATTCTTCTCCCCTTAGCAATTACCATCGCGGTTGTTGGGATGATTATGAATTTTCTCACACAGCCTTTTGTTGGTATGGCTTCGGATTTATTCGAAAAATTTAGTTTTTATGCTAAATACAAAGCTTTTCTTAGATTTGGCTTACAAATTGTACTTTTATTTGGGCTTTTCTTTACAACAGTTCTGCTTGGATTCCTTGCCCGCCTTATGATTTTTAAATCTTTACTATCTGTTTATGACAAAGTCCTTCATAGGATCCCAATTATCAAAACTGTCTATAAGGCAGCTCAACAGGTCATGACGACAATTTTTGGCTCCCAATCCGGATCTTTCAAACAAGTGGTCATGGTCCCCTTCCCTAACAAAGAAGTTCTATGCATCGGTCTAGTGGCGGGAGACGCTCCAACATCATGCTCTCGAAACGCTGATGACCCCATGATTACTGTATTCATTCCGACAACTCCAAACCCTACTTCTGGGTTCCTGACTTTGTTTAAAAAATCGGACATTACCTTTCTAGATATGAAAATTGAAGATGCATTCAAATACGTGATCTCTTGTGGAGTATTGAACTCGGACCCCTGCGCTTCTTCTCCATTCATAAATCCTAATTCTTAA
- a CDS encoding metal ABC transporter permease gives MISVLSSLLPPLLFPSLLAALGASIAGGIVGSYIVVKRIVSISGSIAHSILGGVGIALWLQYQFDLPISPLHGAIACAIFVAICIGNVHLKYHEREDSIISMIWSIGMAVGMLCISKLPSFNSDLADFLFGNILWVTPKDLYFLGILDLLIVATVSICHTRFLALCFDEKYMALNHYSVKAWYLLLLILTAITTVVLMYVMGVILMLSMLVLPVSIACRFSFKMSRIIYTASILNMCCSCLGIILAYILDLPVGPVIAILMGAAYSLSLLLKRSCNASTPSPVSPDSKINC, from the coding sequence ATGATCTCCGTTCTCTCTTCTCTTCTCCCACCTCTTTTGTTTCCTTCCTTGTTAGCTGCGTTGGGAGCTTCCATTGCTGGGGGAATCGTAGGATCATATATCGTAGTGAAACGCATCGTATCTATTAGCGGAAGCATAGCCCATTCGATTCTAGGAGGAGTTGGGATTGCTTTATGGCTGCAATATCAGTTTGATCTACCTATCTCGCCTTTGCACGGAGCTATTGCATGCGCAATCTTTGTGGCGATTTGTATTGGAAACGTTCATCTGAAATACCATGAACGTGAAGACTCTATTATTTCTATGATTTGGTCTATCGGTATGGCCGTGGGAATGTTATGCATATCAAAACTTCCCTCGTTTAATTCGGATCTTGCGGACTTTCTTTTTGGAAATATTCTTTGGGTAACTCCTAAAGACCTTTACTTTCTTGGGATCTTAGATCTTCTAATTGTTGCTACTGTATCGATTTGTCATACACGATTCTTAGCTTTGTGCTTTGATGAGAAATACATGGCATTAAATCACTATTCTGTAAAGGCTTGGTATTTATTACTACTTATCCTGACAGCAATCACAACAGTCGTTCTCATGTACGTAATGGGAGTCATTTTAATGTTAAGTATGCTTGTTTTACCTGTGTCGATAGCTTGTCGTTTTTCTTTTAAAATGAGCCGTATTATCTATACTGCATCCATTTTGAATATGTGCTGCTCATGTTTAGGAATCATTCTCGCCTATATCTTGGACCTACCAGTTGGACCCGTTATCGCAATCTTAATGGGAGCAGCCTACTCACTGAGTTTACTGTTAAAAAGATCGTGCAATGCATCCACTCCCTCTCCAGTAAGTCCTGACAGCAAGATAAACTGTTGA
- a CDS encoding metal ABC transporter solute-binding protein, Zn/Mn family: MRLLIFLLLSLGIIHSYGDEIPSRKQVLVSIVPYKFLVEQIAGDTCQVFSIVTDNRDPHNYELPPKYIEKIRQVKLWFRIGEGFERTCERIISCKQVDLAANIDKIMNGSCCQRFLNFDTHTWLSPKNLKIQIESITESLIEMSPEHEALYRKNSLLLQDKLDQLDQQVSSIVSEASQRNILVTHGAFAYFCRDYGFTQHTIERPNHSELSPKDIVRVERTIRDHNLHSVILLKHAGKRSSAALVRKFNMTPILLDPYAEDIFTNLIAIATAFASL, translated from the coding sequence ATGCGCTTACTTATTTTTCTCCTCCTTTCTTTGGGGATCATTCATTCTTATGGAGACGAGATTCCTAGTCGAAAGCAGGTTTTGGTTAGTATTGTTCCTTATAAATTTCTTGTGGAACAAATTGCTGGTGATACGTGCCAAGTCTTTTCTATAGTTACGGATAATCGTGATCCCCACAACTATGAGCTTCCTCCCAAATATATAGAAAAAATACGCCAGGTAAAACTTTGGTTTCGAATCGGAGAAGGATTTGAAAGGACTTGTGAGCGAATTATCTCTTGTAAACAGGTAGACCTTGCTGCCAATATCGATAAAATCATGAATGGGTCTTGTTGCCAACGTTTTCTAAATTTTGATACTCACACTTGGTTAAGCCCGAAAAATTTAAAAATTCAAATTGAATCTATAACAGAATCTTTAATCGAAATGTCTCCAGAGCATGAGGCTTTATATCGTAAAAACAGCTTGTTATTACAAGACAAGCTTGATCAGTTAGATCAACAAGTCTCTTCTATTGTTTCTGAAGCCTCTCAACGGAATATCTTAGTTACCCACGGAGCTTTTGCCTATTTTTGTAGAGACTACGGGTTCACACAACATACTATTGAACGCCCTAATCATTCAGAATTATCCCCTAAAGACATTGTTCGCGTGGAACGAACAATTCGCGATCATAATTTGCATTCCGTTATTTTGCTAAAACATGCCGGGAAACGTAGTAGTGCTGCTTTAGTGCGAAAGTTCAATATGACCCCCATTCTACTAGATCCTTATGCTGAGGATATTTTCACTAATTTAATAGCTATCGCAACGGCCTTTGCAAGTTTATGA
- the obgE gene encoding GTPase ObgE, whose translation MFVDQITLELRAGKGGNGVVAWRKEKYLPKGGPYGGNGGNGGSILIEAVANMYSFEEYRNLRFLKANDGQPGASNNRTGKNGKDLVLKVPEGTLLRDAHTGELIHDFTKDGDRIVVCQGGRGGKGNVFFKTSVNRAPTKATPGKPGEIRLVELELKLIADIGLVGFPNAGKSTLFNNLARAEVKVGAYPFTTLQPSLGLVHQKGFLYQKPWVIADIPGIIEGASQNRGLGLDFLRHIERTRLLLLVVDISGVERNSPEKDLEILLNELSAYKEDLKNKSMVIALNKTDQLLPDEREERLALLKRTFPDQQFILLSGLTGEGVDALHDLFNSKLSE comes from the coding sequence ATGTTTGTTGATCAAATTACTTTAGAGTTACGCGCAGGGAAAGGCGGTAACGGTGTTGTAGCTTGGAGAAAGGAAAAATATCTTCCTAAGGGAGGCCCTTATGGTGGTAATGGTGGTAATGGCGGGTCGATTCTTATAGAAGCTGTTGCCAACATGTATTCTTTTGAAGAATACCGGAATCTTCGTTTTCTTAAAGCAAATGATGGGCAGCCTGGGGCTAGTAATAATCGTACAGGAAAAAATGGTAAGGATCTGGTTTTAAAGGTTCCAGAGGGAACTCTTTTACGGGATGCTCATACTGGAGAGCTAATCCATGATTTCACTAAAGATGGAGACCGCATTGTTGTTTGCCAAGGAGGTAGAGGTGGTAAAGGAAATGTGTTCTTTAAAACATCTGTTAACCGAGCTCCAACAAAAGCAACTCCAGGGAAGCCTGGTGAGATTCGTTTGGTAGAATTAGAACTCAAACTCATAGCTGATATTGGTCTCGTGGGCTTCCCTAATGCGGGGAAATCTACTTTATTTAACAATCTCGCTCGTGCAGAAGTTAAAGTAGGTGCCTACCCTTTCACAACCCTACAGCCTTCGTTAGGATTAGTTCATCAAAAAGGGTTTTTATACCAGAAACCGTGGGTTATAGCAGATATCCCTGGGATTATTGAAGGCGCTTCGCAGAATCGGGGCTTGGGATTAGATTTTCTTCGTCATATTGAACGAACGCGATTGTTATTATTGGTGGTCGATATCTCTGGAGTAGAAAGAAATTCCCCTGAGAAGGATCTTGAAATTTTGCTTAACGAGCTCTCGGCTTATAAAGAAGATCTTAAAAATAAAAGTATGGTGATCGCTTTAAATAAGACAGATCAGTTATTGCCTGATGAACGAGAAGAACGTCTGGCTCTTTTAAAGCGTACATTCCCTGATCAACAGTTTATCTTGCTGTCAGGACTTACTGGAGAGGGAGTGGATGCATTGCACGATCTTTTTAACAGTAAACTCAGTGAGTAG
- the rpmA gene encoding 50S ribosomal protein L27 — MAHKKGQGASRNGRDSESKRLGLKVGAGQRVSTGSILVRQRGTKWHPAVNVGRGKDDTLFALVDGIVVMKKTDRTYVSVIPQA, encoded by the coding sequence ATGGCACATAAGAAAGGTCAGGGAGCAAGCCGTAACGGTCGCGATTCCGAATCAAAGCGTCTTGGTTTAAAAGTTGGCGCAGGGCAAAGAGTTTCTACTGGGAGCATTTTAGTTAGACAACGAGGGACTAAGTGGCATCCTGCAGTGAATGTTGGTAGAGGAAAAGACGATACACTATTTGCTTTAGTGGATGGTATTGTTGTTATGAAAAAAACGGATCGTACTTACGTTTCTGTTATACCACAAGCTTAG